In one Limosilactobacillus oris genomic region, the following are encoded:
- a CDS encoding glucose-6-phosphate 1-dehydrogenase family protein — protein MTALTEEMYGIFDQPEFSFKKIKEQHTPAEVDQLKAKFKTVWQTWKQVQQNVAKELPAGRFAKVHVESWTNGWNLRDHYWAAYRLDRLADANPCIGVMLDRKQFQVYLMFQHYKSDQRTGTAAEYNQLLPQIPAWAAGIAPAHWYLWDKDEMEFADHLSLAEYLDNQEKRQTFNNTALQTSFLLGKFAFRRQDTVDDLEEYILTAINDLLPLYEQL, from the coding sequence ATGACCGCTTTAACAGAAGAAATGTATGGCATCTTTGACCAGCCCGAATTTTCTTTCAAAAAGATTAAGGAGCAGCACACGCCTGCCGAGGTTGACCAATTAAAGGCCAAATTTAAAACCGTTTGGCAGACTTGGAAACAGGTTCAGCAAAATGTAGCAAAAGAATTACCAGCAGGCAGGTTCGCGAAAGTCCACGTCGAGAGCTGGACTAATGGCTGGAATTTACGTGATCATTACTGGGCCGCTTACCGGCTGGATCGCCTGGCGGATGCCAACCCCTGTATTGGGGTGATGCTGGACCGCAAACAATTTCAGGTTTACCTGATGTTTCAGCATTACAAGAGCGACCAGCGGACCGGCACGGCGGCAGAGTACAACCAGCTTTTGCCGCAGATACCAGCATGGGCCGCGGGAATCGCTCCTGCCCACTGGTATCTCTGGGACAAGGATGAAATGGAGTTTGCTGACCATTTATCACTAGCAGAGTACCTTGATAATCAGGAGAAACGGCAGACTTTTAATAACACAGCTTTGCAGACGAGTTTCCTCCTGGGAAAGTTTGCTTTTCGGCGTCAGGACACCGTTGACGATTTGGAAGAGTATATCTTGACGGCCATTAACGACTTGTTGCCGTTATATGAACAGCTTTGA
- a CDS encoding DMT family transporter, whose protein sequence is MAWIYLLIAGIFEVVWATAMKLSNGFSNLPYAALTLGGMVISFASLIMATKHLPLSLAYPIWTGIGAVGSIIVGVILFHDQLPAITWIFVILLIIAIIGIKLTAGH, encoded by the coding sequence ATGGCATGGATCTATTTATTAATTGCCGGAATTTTTGAGGTTGTTTGGGCGACAGCGATGAAACTCAGCAATGGCTTTAGCAATCTGCCTTACGCGGCCCTAACGCTGGGAGGGATGGTCATCTCTTTTGCCAGCTTAATCATGGCTACCAAACACCTGCCGCTCAGCCTCGCTTACCCTATCTGGACTGGGATTGGCGCGGTTGGTTCAATCATTGTTGGGGTGATCCTCTTTCACGACCAGCTCCCAGCAATCACCTGGATTTTCGTCATCCTATTAATCATTGCTATCATCGGGATTAAGCTAACAGCGGGCCACTAA
- a CDS encoding alpha/beta hydrolase: protein MKMTKRRRWIIAAFVGIFTVLTFFSYCWSRQSIDVLQRRQQSRMSPVIMIPGSSATVNRFDTLVAKINRMDQRNHSLLKVKVYNNGKITYTGQIRQNDNEPFIVVGFENNHDGYNNIKKQAKMFKAAFNQLKVRYNFNNFKGIGHSNGGLIYTYFLEHYFNERQIKIKRLMTIGTPYNFAEPANRRTQMLTDFIKYRNNLPSNLTMYSVAGSENYVEDGLVPLSSVMAGKYIYQGKVKHYTQVTVTGKLAQHSALPQNQEVLDLIQQNILEHDNPQRLNGRRAARFAN from the coding sequence ATGAAAATGACTAAACGACGCAGGTGGATTATTGCTGCTTTTGTGGGAATCTTTACCGTCCTGACCTTCTTTTCCTATTGCTGGTCACGGCAAAGCATTGACGTCCTTCAACGGCGGCAGCAGTCACGGATGTCACCGGTGATTATGATTCCTGGAAGTAGCGCAACCGTAAACCGCTTTGATACACTGGTTGCCAAAATTAACCGGATGGACCAGCGGAACCATAGTTTGCTAAAGGTGAAGGTCTATAATAACGGCAAGATCACTTATACCGGGCAAATTCGCCAAAACGATAACGAACCATTCATCGTCGTTGGCTTTGAAAATAATCATGATGGCTATAACAACATCAAGAAACAGGCGAAAATGTTCAAGGCCGCGTTTAACCAACTAAAGGTCCGTTATAACTTTAACAATTTTAAGGGGATTGGTCACTCCAATGGGGGACTGATTTATACCTACTTCTTGGAACATTACTTCAATGAAAGACAGATTAAAATTAAACGCCTGATGACGATTGGGACACCGTATAACTTTGCGGAACCGGCCAACCGGCGGACGCAAATGCTGACCGACTTCATTAAGTACCGGAATAACCTGCCCAGCAACCTGACAATGTACTCGGTAGCCGGTTCGGAAAACTACGTCGAGGACGGCCTGGTCCCGCTCAGTAGTGTGATGGCCGGCAAGTATATTTACCAGGGGAAGGTCAAGCATTACACTCAGGTAACGGTGACCGGGAAACTGGCTCAACATTCAGCCTTGCCCCAAAATCAAGAAGTGTTGGACCTAATCCAGCAGAATATTCTTGAACATGATAACCCGCAGCGACTAAATGGTAGGAGAGCTGCTAGGTTTGCAAATTAA
- a CDS encoding PTS sugar transporter subunit IIC, whose protein sequence is MGKKRRFVNWATWFNERPFVKIMQQTMIILFPVALIGSFTWMISDNLLATNGFLANIFRVRQWLPQMQFLQQLFNDITLATIGLVSPYAAFTSATLTTYHYKHPNIIAGLTAAAAYILIFFHSQRGAQTIEMRYYNAGWLIVAVLIGYAIGLIFAKWGKEFSIADVRLKDQQLMSKSLANLPLVAGILSGAFVLHLGYALLRTFNIDVTANQILTSSISKNSNYLLNGFLSLNNTMSVWLGFAEPVRLSSGAYNNEVTSNLVYALTHKTLVNVPYPFTPSSLYNGFANFGGVGVTLALVIGILWIGRHKNQQTVAVWSALPAIFNTGLPIMFGAQVFLNPFFVLPFVFLPVLNMVIASGFTFLHIIPPIVYPVPNGTPGILVPFIGTGGDWRALVLSIALLILDIAVYLPFIKWAFEPQLKDGGKEASQNEND, encoded by the coding sequence ATGGGAAAGAAGCGACGGTTTGTCAACTGGGCGACATGGTTTAACGAGCGGCCATTTGTCAAAATCATGCAGCAAACAATGATTATCCTGTTTCCGGTGGCCCTGATTGGGTCCTTTACCTGGATGATTAGCGATAACTTATTAGCCACTAATGGTTTTTTAGCAAATATTTTTCGGGTTCGCCAGTGGTTGCCCCAAATGCAATTTTTGCAGCAACTATTTAATGACATCACTTTGGCGACGATTGGTTTGGTGTCGCCATATGCGGCCTTCACGAGTGCGACACTAACAACCTATCACTACAAGCACCCCAATATCATTGCTGGGTTAACGGCCGCGGCCGCGTATATTTTAATTTTCTTCCATAGCCAGCGGGGGGCGCAGACAATCGAAATGCGTTATTACAATGCCGGTTGGCTTATAGTTGCCGTTTTGATTGGCTACGCGATTGGCCTGATTTTTGCTAAGTGGGGCAAAGAATTCAGCATTGCTGATGTTCGGTTAAAGGATCAGCAATTAATGAGCAAGAGCCTGGCAAACCTTCCCTTGGTCGCAGGAATCCTTAGCGGGGCGTTCGTGCTCCACTTGGGATACGCCTTATTACGGACTTTTAACATCGACGTCACTGCCAACCAAATTTTAACGTCATCGATCAGCAAAAACAGCAATTATTTATTAAATGGCTTTCTTTCACTCAACAATACCATGTCGGTTTGGCTAGGATTCGCAGAACCAGTTCGCCTATCATCAGGGGCCTATAACAATGAGGTGACGAGTAATTTGGTCTATGCACTGACCCATAAGACCCTCGTCAATGTTCCGTACCCCTTTACCCCGTCCTCGCTCTACAATGGCTTTGCCAACTTTGGCGGTGTGGGGGTTACGTTAGCACTGGTAATTGGGATTCTATGGATTGGTCGACACAAGAACCAGCAAACGGTGGCCGTGTGGAGTGCCCTACCAGCAATCTTCAATACGGGTCTGCCAATCATGTTCGGGGCGCAGGTATTTCTCAATCCTTTCTTTGTCCTGCCGTTCGTTTTCTTGCCGGTTCTTAATATGGTGATTGCCAGTGGCTTCACTTTCCTGCACATCATTCCGCCAATTGTTTACCCGGTTCCTAATGGGACCCCAGGAATCCTGGTTCCGTTTATTGGGACGGGTGGCGATTGGCGAGCCCTGGTGCTTTCGATTGCCTTACTGATTCTCGATATTGCCGTTTATCTTCCCTTCATTAAGTGGGCGTTTGAGCCTCAACTTAAAGACGGCGGAAAGGAAGCGTCTCAAAATGAAAATGACTAA
- a CDS encoding zinc-binding dehydrogenase: MKAAVFMEPGKVEIHDVPKPTIDGDNQAIIRVVRASVCGSDLWWYRGIAKRQANSLVGHEAIEVVESVSDDVDQIKPGDFVIVPFTHGCGHCVACVNGFEGNCLNQKPGTNGGYQAEFKKYEPANSGLVKIPGTPADYTADQLASLQTLSDVMATGFHAAKSAEIKEGDTVAVIGDGAVGLCGVIGAKLLGAEKIILLSHHEDRAALGKEFGATEIVATKGDQAVQGVLALTKENAGADAVLECVDATSAIDQAGQIARPGAVIGRVGVPQTEPKSNQLFWKNVGLRGGIASVTKPDKEVLLQAVLDGKINPGKVFTKSFSLDKIQDAYQAMDKCEAIKSLLIVSE; encoded by the coding sequence ATGAAAGCAGCCGTATTTATGGAACCAGGAAAAGTTGAAATTCACGATGTTCCTAAGCCAACAATTGATGGTGATAATCAAGCGATCATTCGAGTGGTTCGGGCGAGTGTCTGTGGCTCTGACTTGTGGTGGTACCGGGGAATTGCTAAGCGGCAAGCAAATTCCTTAGTCGGCCATGAAGCCATCGAGGTGGTCGAAAGTGTTAGCGATGATGTTGACCAGATCAAGCCGGGTGATTTTGTAATCGTACCGTTTACTCATGGTTGTGGTCACTGTGTTGCTTGTGTGAATGGCTTTGAAGGTAACTGTCTAAACCAGAAGCCAGGTACCAATGGTGGTTACCAAGCAGAATTTAAGAAGTACGAACCAGCCAACTCTGGCTTAGTCAAAATTCCGGGTACTCCAGCAGATTATACTGCTGACCAATTAGCATCCTTACAGACCCTTTCTGATGTTATGGCTACTGGCTTCCATGCCGCTAAGAGTGCTGAGATAAAGGAAGGTGACACGGTTGCGGTAATTGGTGACGGTGCTGTTGGTCTGTGTGGGGTGATTGGTGCCAAGCTTTTGGGTGCTGAAAAGATCATCTTGCTTAGCCACCATGAGGATCGAGCAGCATTAGGTAAAGAATTTGGTGCAACTGAAATTGTAGCAACAAAAGGCGATCAAGCAGTGCAGGGTGTCTTAGCATTAACCAAGGAGAATGCCGGTGCTGATGCCGTGTTGGAATGTGTCGATGCCACTAGCGCGATTGATCAAGCTGGCCAGATTGCCCGTCCTGGTGCCGTCATCGGCCGGGTTGGTGTTCCGCAAACTGAACCCAAGTCCAACCAACTTTTCTGGAAGAATGTTGGTCTCCGCGGCGGAATTGCCTCTGTTACTAAGCCGGACAAGGAAGTCCTGTTACAGGCAGTCCTCGATGGTAAAATTAATCCTGGTAAGGTCTTTACGAAGAGCTTCTCATTGGATAAAATCCAAGACGCTTACCAGGCAATGGACAAATGTGAAGCAATCAAGTCATTATTGATTGTTAGCGAATAA
- a CDS encoding dihydrofolate reductase family protein, whose protein sequence is MMTSVDGRIDCGMTAQLQGNNTYYSALDEIDTPTRISGRVTAQTELSNGQLLSSSASPINKETFYQNTVADAYEIVMDTKGRTSWGDDCGSSKPHLIITSEQASTDYLTDLDNKGISWIATGKEQIDLARAMEILQNKFGVERLAIVGGGKINGGFLEAGLIDEISIVIGPGADGRVNQPSLFDGRAENQQPIDLKLKAVRSFDDGAV, encoded by the coding sequence ATGATGACTTCGGTTGATGGCCGAATTGACTGTGGAATGACTGCACAACTTCAAGGAAATAATACTTATTATTCGGCACTTGATGAAATTGACACCCCAACACGGATTAGTGGACGGGTAACCGCGCAAACTGAACTTTCGAACGGTCAATTGCTTTCTAGTAGTGCTAGTCCGATCAATAAGGAAACATTTTATCAAAATACGGTTGCAGACGCCTATGAAATCGTGATGGATACCAAAGGACGAACCAGTTGGGGTGATGATTGTGGCAGTTCCAAGCCGCACCTCATTATTACTAGCGAACAAGCATCAACAGATTATTTAACTGATCTTGATAATAAGGGAATCTCTTGGATTGCAACCGGAAAAGAACAAATTGACCTCGCACGAGCCATGGAGATCTTGCAAAACAAATTTGGTGTTGAACGCCTAGCGATTGTTGGCGGTGGCAAAATCAATGGTGGTTTCCTTGAGGCTGGGCTGATTGATGAAATCAGTATTGTCATTGGGCCAGGTGCCGATGGACGGGTTAATCAACCGAGTTTATTTGACGGTCGCGCGGAAAATCAGCAACCAATTGATTTGAAACTAAAAGCTGTTCGATCATTTGATGACGGCGCGGTTTAG
- the cysK gene encoding cysteine synthase A has translation MTKIVNSIVDLVGNTPLVKLNRVVPEDAADVYVKLEFLNPAGSIKDRIALAMIEDAEKAGKLQAGGTIVEPTSGNTGVGLAMVAAAKGYHLVITMPETMSVERRKLMQGYGAELILTPGADGMKGSIAKAEELVREKGYFMPMQFANPANPAIHEKTTGQEILAAFDGEAPDVFVAGVGTGGTLTGVGRALKNADKAVQVYALEPAESPLLKDGKGGKHKIQGISAGFIPDVLDTDIYDGILEVKSDDAIAMAREVGHQEGILVGISAGANIKGAIELAKKLGKGKKVVTVAPDGGDRYLSTELFDY, from the coding sequence ATGACTAAAATCGTTAATTCAATCGTTGACTTGGTAGGAAACACCCCGCTTGTAAAGCTGAACCGGGTGGTGCCTGAAGATGCTGCTGACGTATACGTTAAACTTGAATTTCTTAATCCCGCGGGTTCAATTAAGGACCGGATCGCCTTGGCAATGATTGAGGATGCGGAAAAGGCAGGAAAGCTGCAGGCTGGGGGAACCATTGTTGAACCGACGTCGGGGAATACTGGTGTTGGTCTGGCAATGGTTGCTGCGGCAAAGGGCTACCACCTGGTAATTACCATGCCGGAAACGATGAGCGTTGAGCGGCGGAAGCTCATGCAAGGCTACGGTGCTGAACTGATTCTGACACCCGGCGCTGATGGAATGAAGGGGTCGATTGCGAAGGCCGAAGAACTAGTAAGAGAAAAGGGTTACTTCATGCCAATGCAGTTTGCAAACCCCGCCAACCCGGCAATCCACGAAAAGACGACCGGTCAGGAAATTTTAGCAGCGTTTGACGGTGAGGCCCCGGATGTCTTTGTAGCTGGAGTTGGTACCGGTGGAACCTTGACCGGTGTTGGCCGGGCGCTAAAGAATGCTGACAAGGCGGTTCAGGTTTATGCCCTGGAGCCCGCTGAGTCACCGTTGCTAAAAGATGGTAAGGGCGGCAAGCACAAGATTCAGGGAATCAGTGCTGGCTTTATCCCGGATGTGTTAGATACTGATATTTATGACGGGATTCTGGAAGTCAAGAGTGACGATGCGATTGCCATGGCCCGTGAGGTCGGGCACCAGGAAGGAATTCTCGTGGGGATTTCCGCGGGTGCCAATATTAAAGGCGCCATTGAACTAGCGAAGAAGCTGGGCAAGGGCAAGAAGGTTGTCACCGTTGCGCCTGATGGTGGAGACCGCTACTTATCAACTGAATTATTCGACTACTAA
- a CDS encoding homoserine O-acetyltransferase/O-succinyltransferase family protein, translated as MKQPSLRIGILNLMHDKVDTQERFSKVLQNGPYEVEVDFFYPWSHYTGRPVPDLVQQISQPLDLRKVTEYDAFIISGAPVEQLPFAEITYLEEVHRLIDRLVEQEIPQLYICWGAMAAADYLYGIPKRLLPEKLFGVFPNFRRDPDPLLAGLPDGFWAPHARYAELNAARVAADPRLVINAVTKEQRLFSFQARGQNQYFLFSHLEYGRDALLKEYRRERNAHPDIQYLKPQNYFRDPLHMKGPEFSWERTQRTFFDNWLRSVAEQMTVNQLVKE; from the coding sequence ATGAAGCAGCCTTCATTGCGGATCGGTATCCTTAACCTAATGCATGATAAGGTCGATACCCAAGAGCGCTTTAGCAAAGTTTTGCAAAATGGCCCGTACGAAGTTGAAGTCGATTTCTTCTACCCCTGGAGCCATTACACTGGTCGTCCGGTTCCGGACCTGGTTCAGCAAATTTCACAACCCTTGGATTTGCGGAAAGTTACGGAGTACGATGCCTTTATTATCTCTGGTGCCCCGGTTGAGCAGCTACCATTTGCAGAAATTACTTACCTAGAAGAAGTTCACCGACTGATTGACCGGTTGGTAGAGCAAGAGATTCCCCAACTATATATCTGTTGGGGAGCAATGGCGGCGGCTGACTACCTTTATGGTATTCCAAAGCGGCTTTTACCGGAGAAACTCTTTGGTGTCTTTCCCAACTTTCGGCGCGACCCTGACCCGTTGCTGGCAGGACTGCCCGACGGTTTTTGGGCTCCCCATGCTCGCTACGCGGAATTAAATGCTGCACGGGTAGCCGCGGACCCACGGCTAGTCATCAATGCAGTTACTAAGGAGCAGCGTTTATTTTCATTCCAGGCGCGTGGACAAAATCAGTATTTCCTGTTTTCACATTTGGAATACGGTCGGGATGCCCTGCTAAAGGAATACCGGCGTGAACGCAATGCCCATCCTGACATTCAATACTTAAAGCCGCAAAACTACTTCCGGGATCCGCTTCACATGAAGGGGCCGGAGTTCAGCTGGGAACGAACCCAGCGCACTTTCTTTGACAACTGGCTGCGGTCGGTTGCTGAACAGATGACCGTTAATCAATTAGTAAAGGAGTAA
- a CDS encoding flavodoxin family protein, with protein sequence MKKIVVLTGSPHHPGSSEQLANAFVKGATEAGNEVYRFDAGRRVNEFSLIQLEDNHPGQEVEVEPNDIIKREVMPKLLEADLVVLVSSLYYYGINSALKAVIDRFYSYNHELHGNKQAITLVSGYGQEEAFASLNLYFKQLLDYMRWQLAGSVLAADSWNEAKLSRHVQEAYALGRSIA encoded by the coding sequence ATGAAGAAAATTGTTGTGTTAACCGGAAGCCCACACCACCCGGGAAGCTCGGAACAATTAGCGAATGCTTTCGTTAAGGGTGCTACTGAAGCAGGAAATGAGGTTTACCGCTTTGATGCTGGCCGGCGGGTCAATGAATTTTCGCTAATTCAATTAGAAGATAATCATCCGGGGCAGGAAGTTGAGGTCGAACCAAACGACATCATCAAACGGGAAGTCATGCCCAAGCTATTAGAGGCTGACCTGGTAGTGCTGGTCAGTTCCCTTTATTACTACGGAATTAATTCCGCTTTAAAGGCCGTAATCGACCGTTTTTACAGTTATAATCACGAACTGCACGGTAATAAGCAGGCAATCACCCTGGTTTCCGGCTACGGGCAGGAGGAGGCCTTTGCTTCCCTGAATTTGTATTTTAAACAGTTGTTGGATTATATGCGCTGGCAGCTAGCGGGGAGTGTCTTGGCAGCCGATTCGTGGAATGAAGCAAAACTTTCCCGGCATGTTCAGGAGGCATATGCACTGGGCAGGTCAATTGCTTAG
- a CDS encoding ArsR/SmtB family transcription factor: MKLNEKLFKALANKTRLEILQWLKDPENEIHVPTCIPISEEIKDYGGVCVSDLVNQSGLAQSTVSSYLNMLVEADLLIAVRHGKWTFYRRNEAAIQKLGELIKEEL; this comes from the coding sequence ATGAAGTTAAATGAAAAACTCTTTAAGGCGCTCGCTAATAAGACGCGCCTAGAAATCTTACAGTGGCTCAAGGACCCAGAAAATGAGATTCACGTGCCCACCTGCATACCCATTAGCGAGGAAATCAAGGATTACGGGGGTGTCTGTGTTAGCGACCTGGTCAACCAATCGGGGTTGGCACAGTCGACGGTTTCGTCATACCTCAACATGCTAGTGGAGGCGGACCTGCTGATAGCGGTGCGGCATGGCAAGTGGACATTCTACCGTCGGAATGAGGCGGCAATCCAAAAGCTGGGTGAGTTGATCAAGGAAGAATTGTAG
- a CDS encoding glycosyltransferase family 8 protein — MNLLFSIDDRFYQQLLTTLYSIKLNSSFAGEKVNVYVIANGQFHYSAQLAAGCQRLGMHYHEVPIPDTAFQNAPVTDRYPLTIYYRLLAHLYLPKDLHRILYLDADILCINDLQPLYNTDLTGYLYASAIHTNLTNATEVINKIRLQNFDADGYYNSGVLLMNLDEIRSHVRPDDIFNYIRSHVLLLPDQDVLNALYGHHIKSVPDELYNFDVRNLRIYETISMGVDTLDWVMKNTVLLHYCGRQKPWLENVNHGKFTALYKNYFQMTKKFLLG; from the coding sequence ATGAACTTATTATTTTCAATTGACGACCGTTTTTACCAGCAACTGCTAACGACCCTGTACTCCATTAAGCTCAATTCGAGCTTTGCTGGTGAGAAAGTGAACGTCTATGTCATTGCTAATGGACAGTTCCACTATTCGGCCCAATTAGCGGCCGGGTGTCAGCGCCTGGGGATGCACTACCACGAGGTGCCGATTCCGGACACCGCCTTTCAAAATGCCCCGGTGACCGATCGCTATCCGCTAACCATTTATTACCGGCTCTTAGCACACCTGTACCTACCGAAGGACCTGCACCGCATCCTCTACCTAGATGCCGACATTCTCTGTATCAATGACTTGCAGCCGCTGTATAACACCGACCTGACTGGCTATCTTTATGCTTCGGCAATCCATACCAATTTGACCAACGCAACCGAGGTTATTAACAAAATCCGCCTGCAAAACTTCGATGCGGATGGTTACTACAATTCGGGCGTGCTGCTGATGAACCTTGACGAGATCCGTAGTCATGTCCGGCCGGATGACATTTTTAACTACATCCGTAGCCACGTCCTCCTGCTGCCGGACCAGGACGTGCTCAATGCTCTGTATGGCCACCATATTAAGTCCGTGCCGGACGAACTGTATAACTTTGATGTTCGCAACCTGCGAATTTACGAAACGATTTCCATGGGGGTTGATACCCTGGATTGGGTCATGAAAAATACCGTCCTCCTTCATTATTGCGGAAGGCAGAAACCGTGGCTGGAGAACGTCAACCACGGGAAATTCACCGCGTTATATAAGAACTACTTTCAGATGACTAAAAAGTTCTTATTAGGCTAA
- a CDS encoding cupin domain-containing protein, producing the protein MAKNEETVKKDLFGFGEKNVAFAKYFIGDSYLNGLVAPDDNIDVNVSNVNFEPGCRNDWHIHHDGFQILLVTAGEGWYQEEGKPAQLLKPGDVVAIHEGVKHWHGATKDSWFSHIAITKGTSEWLEKVDDEYYDQLEK; encoded by the coding sequence ATGGCAAAAAATGAAGAAACAGTAAAGAAGGACCTGTTTGGCTTTGGTGAAAAGAACGTTGCCTTTGCTAAGTACTTTATCGGTGACAGTTATTTAAATGGGTTGGTGGCACCTGACGACAACATTGACGTGAATGTTTCTAACGTTAACTTTGAACCCGGCTGCCGGAACGACTGGCATATCCATCACGATGGTTTCCAAATCCTTTTGGTAACTGCCGGTGAAGGTTGGTACCAAGAAGAAGGTAAGCCTGCTCAACTGCTCAAGCCTGGTGACGTGGTTGCCATTCACGAAGGCGTTAAACACTGGCATGGCGCTACTAAGGACTCTTGGTTCTCCCACATTGCGATTACCAAGGGAACTAGTGAATGGCTGGAAAAAGTTGATGATGAATATTACGATCAACTCGAAAAGTAA
- a CDS encoding flavodoxin family protein has translation MAQEALILYYSQFGSTARLAGQIRQLTGADILRVQTALDFPADMEDTDRVYKRQRQRGQLPKLVNQWPDFNYYDVILVGGPVWDGQLSSPIMALLERLQGFEGKVAPFSTGWSATGNYQQDFTAHAGKLRVLPGYHILTHGRPRYDQASLMSWLRKL, from the coding sequence ATGGCGCAAGAAGCGTTGATTCTTTATTATTCTCAATTTGGCAGCACTGCCCGGCTGGCAGGTCAGATTCGTCAATTGACCGGAGCCGATATTCTTCGTGTCCAAACCGCACTTGATTTTCCCGCGGATATGGAAGACACTGACCGGGTGTACAAACGGCAGCGACAACGGGGACAGCTGCCTAAACTTGTAAACCAGTGGCCGGATTTTAATTACTACGATGTGATTCTAGTGGGCGGTCCGGTATGGGATGGGCAGCTCTCGTCGCCAATTATGGCGCTACTGGAACGGTTGCAGGGCTTCGAAGGTAAGGTCGCCCCGTTTAGCACGGGTTGGTCCGCGACGGGGAATTATCAGCAGGACTTCACTGCCCATGCCGGAAAGTTGCGGGTCCTTCCCGGCTATCACATCTTGACCCACGGCCGGCCGCGGTATGACCAGGCAAGCCTGATGTCCTGGCTGCGGAAACTATAA
- a CDS encoding LysR family transcriptional regulator: MDTRVLKYFLTVAHTNNITKAAEQLHITQPTLSRQIMDLEHELDVPLFDRSQRRLQLTKAGVLFQQRATTMLQLLDQTKDDLHQHEKELVGTVNLGCAVSAASIALMKLVDRFQATHPAVRFNIFDGDGDILRRQIDEGTADLACLLEPVEAAKYNYLVMPQKEHWGVIMRADDPLAKRGHITKEDLYKLPLILPRRNIIRDEVSDVLQLDQTKLNIMASNNLPNNALELIRTGHYYAVAIKGVTDILKDPDVRFIPFSPAKETGHVMVWRKNNVLAPAAEKFLQYVVEESNKKAPTEED, translated from the coding sequence ATGGATACGCGGGTCTTAAAATACTTTTTAACCGTCGCTCATACCAATAATATCACGAAAGCGGCGGAGCAATTGCACATTACCCAACCAACCTTGTCCCGGCAAATTATGGACCTGGAGCATGAACTGGATGTGCCGCTCTTTGACCGTAGCCAGCGGCGCCTTCAACTCACCAAGGCCGGGGTGCTGTTTCAGCAACGCGCTACCACCATGCTCCAGTTATTAGATCAGACCAAAGACGACCTCCACCAGCACGAAAAGGAGCTGGTGGGGACGGTTAACCTGGGCTGCGCGGTTTCCGCCGCTTCAATCGCTTTGATGAAACTCGTTGACCGGTTTCAAGCAACTCACCCGGCAGTCCGCTTTAACATCTTTGACGGGGACGGCGACATTTTACGCCGGCAAATTGATGAAGGAACTGCCGACCTGGCTTGCCTGCTAGAACCAGTTGAAGCAGCCAAGTACAACTACCTGGTAATGCCCCAAAAAGAACATTGGGGTGTGATCATGCGCGCCGATGATCCGCTTGCTAAGCGGGGACACATCACTAAGGAAGACCTCTATAAACTTCCCCTAATCCTCCCCCGCCGGAACATCATCCGTGATGAAGTCAGCGATGTCCTTCAACTGGATCAGACCAAGCTAAATATCATGGCTAGCAACAACTTGCCTAATAATGCCCTTGAACTTATCCGGACCGGTCACTACTATGCAGTTGCCATCAAGGGGGTAACTGACATCTTAAAAGATCCTGACGTTCGGTTCATCCCCTTCTCTCCCGCCAAGGAAACCGGCCACGTAATGGTCTGGCGGAAAAACAATGTTCTCGCCCCCGCTGCCGAAAAGTTCCTCCAGTACGTAGTGGAGGAAAGCAATAAAAAAGCCCCCACTGAGGAGGACTAA